TCTCTCCTTGCCCCCCCACCCTGTGCCCAGTCTCACCTGTGAGCCCCACTTTTTTCCGGCAGGTGTGGCAGCGATTCTTCTTCCTGCTCTTGTCGGGTGTCTTGTCTCCACCCTCAGAGGTGCCCCGTGCTGCGTCCAGCCCCGCCCCTGCGGAGACACCCCCGTCAGACACACCCAAACAGCCTGACTGGCCCAGCTGTATCGTGTCGTGCTGTTCTCTGCTCTGCTACACTGTGCGGTGTCTGTCCCCACCTGTGGCTGTGGGggccgcctcctcctcctcgacCTCTGTCCGGTCCGACTCCGAGGCGCCGTCGTCGCGGGAGATGCTCATCGCTGTCATCTGCTGGGTCACAGGGCTGGAGGagctgcagacagacacacagagagatggaTGCAAAAAGACTGAGGAAGGAACACACCTTTCCACAGTGATCAGAGCTCTacgacagaaacagacagacccCCTACCTGGCCTTGCTGTCCTCCGAATCGTGACTGCCCTCTGACCCAGGGGCAGGGCCACTCTCCACCGACACGCTGGCACCCCCACTGGCCACCACTGGCGCTGAGGCTGTAGGTGCTGTGAGACAGGAGATGGACGAGggggttacacacacacacaggttcagTTTCAGGCTGTATCCATTCACAAAGAATGTAGTTGGCAAACTGTCCAACTGGTACAGTACAGCAACACTGAGGCAATGGGGGCTCAGTCTGCCTATCAGATCAGAGCAGGCATAGGTTAAGACACAGTCACGGGGAGAGCTACGCCACACAGGCCGGGACAGGGGGCCTCACCTGGTGGGCTGACGCGGCCGCCGCCCTGCTGCCTCTGCAGGTGCTCCTTGTAGCACACGGAGCACATCCCGTTGGTGCGGGGGTTGCCGTAGAAACCACAGCCCATAGTGCACAGCATGGGCACCTGCGTCTGATTGGTCTCCTGAGCCATGCTCTCCGacagggggtggggagggggctgccctggtgggggggggcacgGGAAGAACAAGGGTTACAAATTTGGATAAAATGAACAACACATCTGTTAGACCAGTTATCTGCAATCCTAGACCTAAGTTATAGTACGGTACAATACAGCACAGGTCCATTCCTGGTCTAGAACTGCAGTACGGCACGGCACAGCAGGGGTCACTGAGACCAGCCGCACTGGACAGCCGCAAAGTGAGCGGCTCGGTCTGGCCCTTACAGGCTTGGCAGGAAAATGTCTGAAACACAACAGGAATCTGGAATACATGTTTACTCTCTAtgtacacatacagacacacagactgatgTCCTTTTCTCTGTTCATCTGGTTGAAACCCTCTACTAAGGTGAATCAGATTCGAGGGAAAAGTTACACATTGCCAGTGTTATTGGTgtaaagagagaaaacaaacaaatacaacacaatAGACGGATCAGCAGAAATGGGGTGCGAGGGACAGACAGGTGGTCGTAGTGTAGGGGTCGTTTGTGTATAGAACTGTGGTGGCATTGGGTACGTGAGGATGGTCATTGTTTCTGAACAACAGAGTCCGGCTCTGCCGTTTCCAGACGCACCGTGACCCCGGACGACTACCTTCTCATATTTCTCATAGGCCAGAGGTGAACTCACAACTGGCAGTGCCGCCTGCCCAATCACGTCGCAGATTCAAAGCCTCACAACAACCCCGCCAGCCAATCACGTAAGGCCTGCACAGCAAGTGGGCGGGTGTCGCAGCGCCACAAAGAAAACCTGGAATTTAGCCAGGGCCCGATAATCCAGTCCGAGGCTTTTTTTGAGGCCTATTTCGAATACTTTTCAAAACCTGGGGtcacaaaatgtacacaaaCAGAACCATTAAAACGCTTCGACTGatctaaaaacaaaatagctcaaataaatgacaaataattaatttaaggaCGAACAGTAACCAGAAAATGACTGAATATTTATCAAACTTCCTTGACCTGATTGAAACTGTTTTTGaagctacattgttttgtttctgttggtAAAAAAGTTGATTTTAAGGCCAagccaaaaaaaacacaaagattAGGCTATGGAAATcattcaaaatactttttttatataaacaaataaaaataaaaacaaatagctaagCTGTATAGCGTGAACAACAACACGCACAATAATGGGTAAAAAAAACCTACTGCCAAGATGATCGCAATAGAAAATATGAGCAGATAAACGGGATTTCACACATGTGGCTTTTGCGATGTCCATCTGCAGGAATAAACACGGCGGGGTGGCTGGGGACGCAGTTTTATATGATAGATTTAATAACTTGGGTGGCCACTTACTGCCAACATGAAAAAGACAGATTTGGTCAAGTTTTCCTGGGTTGTGTTAAAATACAGATGGGTCTGACCCAGTTGTACCCCCAAAACCCACACTCGCAGGACTATCGGCATTCATTCGGCTTTCAACACGATTTAAAACACAATCGAGTGAAATCTCGCCCAGAGCCCCTGTGCTAAACCCTGGTTCCccgacacacacaagcagagccGCCTCCTCCGTCAGTATTATGGAAACGTTATAAAACCAAAATTAAACCTGGTGAACAATGACACAGacctggtgttgttgttgtcggtCCGCCGTTTGGGATGAGATTAATTTCTGTTAAAGGGGGCTATGGCGGTAGTGACGACATACACTCTCTCTCGCCGCTTCTGCCTCGGCCGCCACCGTCTCGGCCCCAAAGCACCGGAACTCACACGCCGATCCCGACTCGGGCCCGAACCAGGCTCCCGGTACCGACACGGTGCGGCTGTGGATATCTCCGGTCCGCCGAAAATCAAAGAAAGACGCTGTCAATCACACCCTCCCGAGCTTGCGGCCTTCGCTAGGCTCTTAGCCTTGGATCCCGTCATTCCACCGGGAGCCTTTGATGTCACAGTGACGTCATCGCCGAAGCAACAACCGTTCTATCATTTTCAatcgtttattattattattattattataaagtcgtaataatcataataatgtttAGATAATGcagataaatacatatttatatatcatcAAATCGTAAGTTGTTCAAATAAGATCCGTTTAACTTGATTCCTTTTTTCTGTAAAAAATCTTTAAGAGTTGCCATCAcgagttttggagagattgtgtctccttcAGGTACTCCTTTGCAGATCCTGATCTTGTCAATGTCTTGGTGGAGTCATATTGTTGATGTggcattgttgtagatatatttaataagaattgtatgtgtgttttcaatgttttgatttcttagagctcggatgactgagtttg
This sequence is a window from Amia ocellicauda isolate fAmiCal2 chromosome 22, fAmiCal2.hap1, whole genome shotgun sequence. Protein-coding genes within it:
- the LOC136717826 gene encoding AN1-type zinc finger protein 5, with translation MAQETNQTQVPMLCTMGCGFYGNPRTNGMCSVCYKEHLQRQQGGGRVSPPAPTASAPVVASGGASVSVESGPAPGSEGSHDSEDSKASSSSPVTQQMTAMSISRDDGASESDRTEVEEEEAAPTATGAGLDAARGTSEGGDKTPDKSRKKNRCHTCRKKVGLTGFDCRCGNLFCAIHRYSDKHDCPYDYRTEAAEKIRKENPIVVAEKIQKL